One part of the Pirellulales bacterium genome encodes these proteins:
- a CDS encoding DegT/DnrJ/EryC1/StrS family aminotransferase: MSTLALRGGKPTKTKPFPQWPQYDEREREALLGVLDSCVWWRTPGSKTLQFERDFAAYHQARHGIAVTNGTHALEVAILALDIGPGDEVIVPDYTFVATASAVLMTGAVPVLVDVTADTYCIDCDQVERAIGPRTKAIIPVHMGGHPADLDRLSEIATRHSLILIEDCAHAHGSQWRGRPVGTFGRAGTFSFQQSKLMTAGEGGLIITNDDDAERLLRSVHDCGRMPGEWFYSHFIYGSNYRLSEWQGAILGAQLTRLDEQTRRRHDNSRLLDRLLGDIEGVTPQALDPRVTRNGHYAYIFYYDRAAFGGLPTERFIEAMIAEGIPNQAAYPPVHALDVFTSGAFRSRLPAGVDGHPSWNGPFPITERAAWETYWVPQYALLGDEQDMHEIAAAVQKIQQHESELR, encoded by the coding sequence ATGTCTACTCTCGCGCTGCGTGGTGGCAAGCCCACCAAGACCAAACCGTTTCCGCAGTGGCCTCAATACGACGAACGCGAACGAGAGGCCTTGCTCGGTGTGCTCGATAGTTGCGTCTGGTGGCGGACCCCCGGCAGCAAGACTCTACAATTCGAGCGCGATTTCGCTGCTTATCACCAGGCCCGTCATGGCATCGCCGTGACCAACGGAACACACGCGCTCGAGGTGGCGATTTTGGCCTTGGACATAGGGCCCGGCGACGAAGTGATCGTGCCGGACTATACCTTCGTGGCCACGGCGAGCGCCGTGCTTATGACGGGCGCCGTGCCCGTGCTAGTCGACGTGACGGCCGACACCTATTGCATCGATTGCGATCAAGTCGAGCGTGCGATCGGCCCGCGTACCAAGGCCATCATCCCCGTACACATGGGAGGACATCCGGCCGATCTCGACCGCTTGAGCGAAATTGCGACACGACACAGCCTTATTTTGATCGAAGATTGTGCCCACGCGCACGGCAGTCAATGGCGCGGCCGGCCAGTAGGCACGTTCGGTCGGGCAGGCACCTTCAGCTTTCAACAGAGCAAGTTGATGACCGCCGGCGAAGGGGGCCTGATTATCACCAACGACGACGATGCCGAGCGACTGTTGCGCTCGGTGCATGATTGTGGTCGCATGCCGGGCGAGTGGTTTTATAGCCATTTCATTTACGGTTCGAACTATCGGCTCAGCGAGTGGCAGGGCGCGATCCTGGGTGCCCAGCTTACACGACTCGACGAGCAAACACGCCGCCGGCACGACAACAGCCGCTTGCTCGATCGGCTGCTAGGCGACATCGAAGGAGTAACACCGCAGGCGCTCGATCCGCGCGTCACCCGCAACGGGCATTACGCGTACATTTTCTACTACGATCGTGCCGCGTTTGGCGGCCTGCCCACCGAACGCTTCATCGAGGCCATGATCGCCGAAGGGATTCCGAACCAGGCCGCTTATCCGCCAGTACACGCGTTGGACGTCTTCACCAGCGGCGCATTTCGCAGCCGCCTGCCGGCCGGCGTCGATGGTCATCCGAGCTGGAACGGCCCTTTCCCCATCACTGAGCGTGCAGCGTGGGAGACTTATTGGGTGCCTCAATATGCCCTACTTGGAGACGAGCAGGACATGCACGAGATCGCCGCTGCCGTGCAAAAGATTCAACAGCACGAAAGCGAGCTGCGCTGA
- a CDS encoding DUF1569 domain-containing protein, translating into MPVDTRKVTGRRPVRYDSFEDIVVDAERLAALELTSLGNWSLGQTLKHLGSAMEGSVNGSGFKVRLWLRIIGRIYVKRLLLNGPFPAGFQLPRSAAKRLVPDETSPGEGLDALRRGIMRLRSETTRSVHPVAGPLSIEEWNRFHLRHSEMHMSFLVPKAYAQPEANL; encoded by the coding sequence ATGCCCGTCGACACGCGCAAAGTCACCGGCCGTCGTCCAGTGCGTTACGATTCCTTTGAGGACATCGTGGTCGATGCCGAACGCCTCGCGGCGCTTGAACTCACGTCGCTCGGCAACTGGTCGCTGGGTCAAACGTTAAAGCATTTGGGGTCGGCGATGGAAGGCTCCGTCAACGGATCAGGCTTCAAGGTCCGCTTGTGGCTGCGGATCATCGGCCGCATCTACGTAAAGCGATTGTTGTTGAACGGGCCATTTCCGGCGGGCTTTCAACTGCCACGCTCGGCGGCAAAGCGACTCGTACCTGACGAGACCTCACCCGGCGAAGGGTTGGATGCCCTGCGTCGCGGCATCATGCGGCTGCGTTCCGAGACCACGCGCTCGGTGCATCCCGTGGCAGGCCCCCTGTCGATCGAGGAATGGAATCGCTTTCATCTCCGCCATTCGGAAATGCATATGAGCTTTCTTGTGCCCAAGGCTTATGCGCAGCCGGAAGCGAATTTGTAA
- a CDS encoding MmcQ/YjbR family DNA-binding protein: MPPRPLTRLRKLCLALPEAHEVEAWGEPTFRVRNKLFAMYANAHNHHGGGRHAVWLKAAPGEQARMVHAAPACFFVPPYVGKGGWVGIWLDGDVDWDDVAEFVREAYRLIAPKRLLNDL; the protein is encoded by the coding sequence ATGCCGCCGCGTCCGCTCACCCGCCTGCGCAAACTTTGCCTGGCTCTGCCCGAGGCTCACGAAGTGGAAGCCTGGGGCGAGCCGACATTTCGGGTGCGCAATAAACTCTTCGCCATGTACGCCAACGCCCATAATCATCACGGTGGCGGTCGGCATGCCGTGTGGCTGAAGGCGGCCCCGGGCGAGCAGGCGCGGATGGTACACGCCGCGCCCGCTTGCTTCTTCGTCCCGCCCTATGTTGGCAAGGGAGGCTGGGTTGGCATATGGCTCGATGGCGATGTCGATTGGGACGACGTCGCCGAATTCGTGCGTGAGGCCTATCGGCTAATCGCGCCCAAGCGGCTACTCAACGATCTTTAA
- a CDS encoding penicillin acylase family protein, with translation MPTKCLDVLQGICLAWLLLISLVAARAETINIYRDDFGVPHIYAETLAGASYGAGYAQAEDRLEQLLQNYRLAAGTLAEVAGASLVDQDYRSRVWQHEEVARDHYNHMDPKLKGACQAYIAGVEKFMNEHPEQVPKWAQKLEPHHPIMLSRFIIWGWPEGQAQDDIEKIGIKPAAKEYRGSNEWVIAPGRSANGKVIALIDPHLSWYGPFRFYEQRMYATGEDFALSGAAILGLPMPGLGHTQYASVAMTTGGPDTADVYEETVNPDNPLQYQVDGKWRDMTSRKITLHVRDGDKLVDKQFEVASTHHGPVVARKDNKAYTMALAYVDRAGLMEELYKVHTARSLDQIKAALSTCELMPQNIMIGTVDGDIFYVHDGSVPIRNHGLPTDRPVPGNVSKNDFAGIHRFEDLVQVTNPPCGYMQNCNVAPAYMMRESPMTKQSAKRPYLFFDDGRGAHQRAAMVTELLQADESVTVDEAIDLAFSPQVLGAEKWQERLSRAWQTAAESAKTPDVKGTYDNIQQWNRRSDPGSTGALSYYAFKMGLGGKISEAIAPPADLSDQDTFAALVKGTEWLRSKAGSVDARYGDVFRVARKGGKQSYPVGGGTVKEAGMATPRAISFDTVGDQKIGHGGQTSTQIVVLSKPPRSYMVVPLGQSDHPESGHWDDQAAKLFGPGKAKDTFFMDRDGLQQHVTSTKKLEYN, from the coding sequence ATGCCCACGAAATGTCTCGATGTGCTGCAAGGCATTTGTCTTGCTTGGCTGCTGCTGATTTCGCTGGTGGCAGCGCGGGCGGAAACGATCAATATCTATCGTGATGATTTCGGCGTACCACACATCTACGCCGAGACCTTAGCCGGTGCGTCTTACGGCGCCGGTTATGCACAGGCTGAAGATCGGCTTGAGCAGTTGCTACAAAACTATCGGCTGGCCGCCGGCACATTGGCCGAGGTGGCCGGCGCGTCACTCGTCGATCAGGACTATCGTTCGCGCGTCTGGCAGCACGAAGAGGTCGCCCGCGATCACTACAATCACATGGATCCCAAGCTAAAGGGCGCTTGCCAGGCCTATATCGCAGGGGTCGAGAAGTTCATGAACGAGCATCCCGAGCAAGTACCCAAGTGGGCGCAAAAACTGGAGCCCCATCATCCCATCATGCTCAGCCGGTTCATCATCTGGGGCTGGCCGGAGGGGCAAGCTCAGGATGATATCGAGAAGATCGGCATCAAGCCCGCTGCGAAAGAATATCGCGGATCCAACGAGTGGGTGATCGCCCCGGGGCGCAGCGCCAACGGCAAGGTCATCGCGCTGATCGACCCGCACCTGAGTTGGTACGGGCCGTTTCGTTTCTACGAGCAGCGAATGTATGCCACCGGAGAAGATTTCGCTTTGAGCGGTGCCGCGATCCTGGGGCTGCCGATGCCCGGGCTGGGGCACACTCAGTACGCCTCGGTGGCCATGACCACGGGGGGACCGGATACGGCCGACGTTTACGAGGAAACCGTCAATCCCGACAACCCGCTGCAATATCAAGTCGACGGCAAATGGCGGGACATGACCTCGCGCAAGATCACGCTACATGTGCGCGACGGCGATAAGCTGGTCGACAAGCAGTTCGAGGTTGCCTCGACGCACCACGGCCCGGTTGTCGCGCGCAAAGATAACAAGGCATACACGATGGCCTTGGCCTACGTGGATCGTGCCGGCTTGATGGAAGAACTGTACAAGGTGCATACGGCTCGCAGTCTCGACCAGATCAAGGCGGCGCTCTCGACTTGCGAGCTGATGCCGCAGAACATCATGATCGGCACAGTCGACGGCGATATCTTCTATGTACACGACGGCAGCGTTCCCATCCGCAATCACGGCCTGCCGACGGACCGGCCGGTGCCGGGCAATGTGTCGAAGAACGACTTCGCGGGTATTCATCGTTTCGAAGACCTCGTCCAGGTCACGAACCCGCCCTGCGGCTACATGCAGAACTGCAATGTCGCTCCGGCCTACATGATGCGTGAAAGCCCAATGACCAAGCAAAGCGCCAAGCGACCGTATTTGTTCTTTGACGACGGCCGCGGTGCCCACCAACGCGCTGCGATGGTGACTGAGTTGTTGCAAGCCGACGAATCTGTAACAGTCGATGAAGCCATCGACCTGGCCTTCTCGCCGCAGGTTCTCGGCGCCGAGAAGTGGCAAGAACGCTTGTCGCGGGCCTGGCAAACGGCTGCCGAATCGGCCAAGACGCCCGACGTCAAAGGCACCTACGACAACATTCAGCAATGGAATCGCCGCTCGGATCCTGGATCTACCGGAGCGCTATCGTATTACGCGTTCAAGATGGGACTGGGGGGCAAGATTTCGGAAGCCATCGCACCGCCAGCGGACCTGAGCGACCAGGACACGTTTGCGGCACTCGTCAAAGGAACGGAATGGCTCCGCAGTAAAGCAGGCAGCGTAGACGCCCGATACGGAGACGTGTTTCGCGTCGCCCGCAAAGGGGGCAAACAGAGCTATCCGGTCGGCGGCGGTACGGTGAAGGAAGCCGGCATGGCGACGCCGCGGGCCATTTCGTTTGACACTGTCGGCGATCAAAAGATCGGACACGGCGGCCAGACTTCGACGCAGATCGTGGTGCTTTCCAAGCCGCCGCGATCGTACATGGTAGTTCCCCTAGGTCAAAGCGATCATCCCGAGTCCGGTCACTGGGACGATCAAGCGGCCAAGCTTTTTGGACCGGGCAAAGCGAAGGACACGTTCTTCATGGATCGCGATGGCTTGCAACAGCACGTCACCAGCACGAAAAAGCTGGAATACAACTAG
- a CDS encoding TlpA disulfide reductase family protein, whose amino-acid sequence MIRCLPFANVVAIVVFLAPTVRADDGPAKVDGAPPRYKLRVGQELNYQGTNGFKNDFINVSSKTSWKLLVVRQNADGGWRLLVRYATAQKRTSDKGQESFAPERASLAWCDLSRDGRIEENPTIGFTVDIRSVLPLLPPTAQAESWQGEDPGTGTKSKYAIVQPSAEAGHVEIQEMPKSALDNIFLSSPKRSFFFDTSRGLVDRVEFESVQEYKGPTIGGTAHRREILVSVQQRDLNWSTAVAVEMNDYFAVRQECDELVERAGKQPSRTAQLLATAKANLEDLRKALKTDIIQAQLDNDLANHARMASYTERQVQRTAEVLDKPSPSWETMDLTGTTRSIEACRGKVVILDFWYRGCGWCIRAMPQVQQVAAHFQGRPVEVFGMNTDKDAEDARFVTEKMAISYPTLKAAELSERYGVQGFPTLLIIDQEGVVRDIHVGYSRNLAKSVITTVEKLLARR is encoded by the coding sequence ATGATCCGCTGTCTACCATTTGCGAATGTGGTGGCGATCGTCGTTTTCCTTGCTCCGACCGTGCGCGCCGACGATGGTCCTGCCAAAGTGGATGGTGCGCCGCCACGCTACAAACTTCGCGTTGGACAGGAGCTGAATTACCAAGGAACAAATGGGTTCAAGAACGATTTCATCAACGTTAGCAGCAAGACCTCTTGGAAGCTGCTGGTCGTGCGGCAAAATGCCGACGGCGGCTGGCGATTGCTGGTGCGTTATGCGACAGCGCAAAAACGGACGTCTGACAAAGGCCAGGAGAGTTTCGCTCCGGAGCGCGCGTCGCTGGCCTGGTGCGATCTCTCGCGTGACGGTCGCATCGAGGAAAACCCGACGATTGGATTTACTGTCGACATAAGATCCGTGCTACCGCTGTTGCCTCCGACGGCACAGGCAGAAAGCTGGCAGGGCGAAGACCCCGGAACCGGCACGAAAAGCAAGTATGCAATCGTACAGCCCAGCGCCGAAGCCGGGCATGTTGAAATCCAGGAAATGCCCAAGAGTGCGCTGGACAACATCTTCTTGAGCTCGCCGAAGAGATCGTTTTTCTTCGACACAAGCCGTGGTCTCGTCGATCGCGTCGAGTTTGAAAGCGTTCAGGAATACAAGGGTCCTACGATTGGCGGCACGGCGCATCGTCGTGAGATACTCGTCAGCGTCCAGCAGCGCGATCTGAATTGGAGTACCGCGGTCGCTGTCGAGATGAACGACTACTTCGCCGTCCGACAAGAATGTGACGAACTTGTCGAACGCGCGGGCAAGCAGCCATCACGCACCGCTCAGTTATTGGCCACGGCCAAGGCGAATCTCGAGGATCTACGTAAGGCCCTGAAGACCGACATCATTCAGGCACAGCTGGACAATGACCTCGCCAACCATGCGCGAATGGCCAGTTATACCGAGAGGCAGGTTCAGCGCACCGCCGAAGTGCTCGACAAGCCGTCGCCGAGCTGGGAGACGATGGATCTCACCGGAACCACCCGTTCGATCGAGGCTTGCCGGGGCAAGGTGGTGATTCTCGACTTCTGGTACCGCGGTTGCGGCTGGTGCATCCGCGCGATGCCGCAAGTGCAGCAGGTGGCCGCGCACTTCCAAGGGCGTCCGGTCGAAGTCTTCGGCATGAACACGGACAAGGACGCGGAGGACGCGCGCTTCGTGACAGAAAAAATGGCGATCTCCTACCCCACGCTCAAGGCCGCGGAGTTGTCCGAGAGGTACGGCGTGCAAGGCTTTCCGACGCTCCTGATTATCGACCAAGAAGGCGTGGTGCGCGATATCCATGTGGGCTATTCGCGGAACCTGGCCAAGAGTGTCATCACGACGGTCGAAAAGCTGCTGGCCAGGCGCTAG
- a CDS encoding redoxin domain-containing protein, with protein MRGTLQVAAVAVALVASGQALATESAPNVVGRQIDSFSLPDTHGKSQELSQLSDGKLLVVAFIGTECPLAKQYAPRLGALAAEYESKGVKFVAIDANLQDSLAELAQFVRMYDLKFPVLKDMNNRVADAFGATRTPEVFLLDADRVVRYAGRIDDQFGFKTGAGYAKPRLERRDLAAAIDELLAGKPVSQPMIKADGCLIGRVKREPHGEVTYSNQIARIVQNRCLECHRAGEVAPFAMDSYDDIVGWAETIREVVDQGRMPPWFASPDHGKFTNDARLTLEEKAFIATWVDNGCPEGDRAQLPAPREFAKGWRIGAPDQVIYMDEKPYDVPSEGTVEYKYFTVDPGWTEDKWVQATESRPGNYAVVHHIIVFIKRPGADDQMMTGLGGYAPGNPADVHPPGTATFVPAGSKLLFQLHYTPNGTATTDRSMIGVKFADAKTVKKKIHGDAVGNLSLKIPPGESNYEVSAKHKFRRDMLLLNMTPHMHLRGKDFRYVLDYPDGRSEVLLDVPNWDFNWQLRYEFAEPVQVPKGSVLRCIAHFDNSPENLANPDPKSEVRFGDQTWEEMMFGFYASIDPAEDLTLKVAAESPQGDTPAAGDASKDGARDGTAIERDGDGE; from the coding sequence ATGCGCGGCACGTTGCAAGTGGCGGCTGTGGCGGTTGCCCTTGTGGCATCGGGACAGGCATTGGCAACTGAATCGGCACCAAACGTGGTCGGCCGACAGATCGACTCGTTCTCGTTGCCGGATACGCACGGTAAGTCACAAGAGCTGAGCCAGCTTAGCGACGGAAAATTGCTGGTCGTGGCCTTTATCGGTACTGAGTGTCCACTGGCCAAGCAATACGCGCCGCGACTGGGGGCGCTCGCGGCCGAGTATGAATCCAAAGGGGTGAAGTTCGTCGCCATCGACGCAAACCTGCAAGACTCACTGGCCGAGCTCGCTCAGTTCGTCCGCATGTATGATCTTAAGTTTCCAGTCCTGAAAGATATGAACAACCGCGTGGCCGATGCTTTTGGTGCCACGCGAACGCCGGAAGTCTTTCTGCTCGATGCCGACCGCGTGGTGCGTTACGCAGGGCGGATAGACGATCAATTCGGTTTCAAGACCGGCGCCGGCTATGCCAAGCCGCGCCTGGAGCGCCGCGACCTGGCCGCGGCCATCGACGAGTTGTTGGCCGGCAAGCCGGTCAGCCAACCCATGATCAAGGCCGATGGCTGCTTGATCGGTCGCGTCAAACGCGAGCCGCATGGCGAAGTTACATACTCGAACCAAATCGCACGCATTGTGCAGAATCGCTGCCTGGAATGCCATCGGGCGGGCGAAGTCGCGCCGTTTGCAATGGATTCCTACGACGACATCGTCGGCTGGGCCGAAACGATTCGCGAAGTCGTCGATCAGGGACGCATGCCGCCCTGGTTCGCTAGCCCGGACCACGGCAAGTTCACCAATGATGCGCGGCTGACCCTCGAAGAGAAAGCTTTTATCGCGACCTGGGTCGACAACGGCTGCCCCGAAGGGGACCGTGCCCAATTGCCCGCGCCACGAGAATTCGCCAAGGGGTGGCGTATCGGCGCGCCGGACCAGGTTATCTATATGGACGAAAAGCCCTATGACGTACCTTCCGAAGGAACTGTTGAGTACAAGTACTTTACGGTCGATCCAGGCTGGACGGAGGATAAATGGGTGCAGGCCACCGAATCGCGACCCGGCAACTACGCGGTGGTGCATCACATCATTGTGTTCATCAAGCGTCCCGGCGCCGACGACCAAATGATGACGGGGCTGGGCGGTTACGCCCCCGGCAACCCGGCCGACGTGCATCCGCCAGGCACGGCTACGTTCGTACCGGCAGGCTCGAAGCTCTTGTTTCAGCTGCACTACACACCTAACGGTACCGCCACCACCGATCGCAGCATGATTGGCGTGAAGTTCGCCGATGCAAAGACGGTCAAGAAGAAGATTCACGGCGACGCGGTGGGCAACCTGTCGCTGAAGATTCCACCTGGCGAGTCGAACTACGAAGTCAGCGCCAAGCACAAATTCCGTCGCGACATGCTGCTGTTGAATATGACCCCGCACATGCACCTGCGCGGTAAGGATTTTCGCTACGTGCTCGATTATCCGGATGGGCGAAGCGAGGTCCTGCTCGATGTGCCAAACTGGGATTTCAACTGGCAACTACGTTACGAATTTGCCGAACCGGTGCAGGTCCCCAAGGGCTCGGTGCTGCGTTGCATCGCACACTTCGATAATTCGCCCGAGAACCTGGCGAATCCCGATCCCAAGAGTGAGGTCCGTTTCGGCGACCAGACGTGGGAAGAGATGATGTTCGGTTTCTACGCGTCGATCGATCCCGCGGAGGATCTGACCCTCAAAGTGGCCGCTGAGTCACCTCAGGGGGACACGCCCGCGGCAGGCGATGCGAGCAAAGACGGCGCTCGCGACGGCACGGCCATCGAACGTGACGGCGACGGAGAATAG
- a CDS encoding TrmH family RNA methyltransferase, whose translation MTEFAHERHKPPTKLVRERELVVACAPLRTNVNLSRIVRAAGCCGVRRIICCGHAKVIGKIARDSLDSQNPAGLSLEVHRTLAPALVRLREEGFQLVGLEQTTGSQCLYTFPFPRKTALVVGNERQGLEDDVLRLVHQVVEIPVYGLPYAHNVATATAMALYEYCRQFPAG comes from the coding sequence ATGACCGAATTTGCACACGAGCGTCATAAACCTCCCACGAAGCTGGTACGAGAGCGCGAATTGGTCGTGGCTTGCGCGCCGTTGCGCACGAACGTCAACCTTTCGCGCATCGTACGCGCGGCCGGCTGTTGCGGTGTGCGGCGGATTATTTGCTGCGGTCATGCCAAAGTGATCGGCAAGATCGCTCGGGATAGCCTCGATTCGCAGAATCCGGCCGGACTGTCGCTGGAAGTTCATCGCACTTTGGCCCCCGCCTTAGTGCGATTGCGGGAAGAGGGATTTCAGCTTGTCGGCCTCGAGCAGACGACCGGATCGCAGTGCTTGTATACATTTCCCTTTCCGCGCAAGACCGCCCTAGTGGTAGGCAACGAGCGGCAGGGTTTGGAGGATGACGTGCTGCGACTGGTCCACCAAGTGGTAGAGATTCCGGTCTACGGGCTCCCCTACGCCCACAACGTGGCCACGGCTACGGCCATGGCCCTCTACGAGTACTGCCGGCAGTTCCCCGCGGGATGA
- a CDS encoding PH domain-containing protein, protein MKQAIAGVAPPTSSEVTVMTVWPSIAVTGLGRFLGRRYESRLGIGNIWTVGNVWKIASIPVALGLFFMLLAPGFNRRYRLTNRRLIIEKGIVPAPESSVLLDDFDAIDIEFLPGQEWFPCGEMIFRKGKIETFRLSAVPRPESFRQVCLKTQRSYTSVKNVLAHQAALAV, encoded by the coding sequence ATGAAACAGGCAATTGCCGGGGTTGCTCCCCCGACGTCAAGCGAAGTTACCGTCATGACCGTGTGGCCGTCGATCGCGGTGACAGGTTTGGGCCGCTTCCTGGGGCGGCGTTACGAGAGTCGCCTGGGAATCGGCAATATCTGGACGGTCGGCAATGTTTGGAAAATCGCCTCGATACCGGTCGCCCTGGGGTTGTTCTTCATGCTCCTGGCCCCGGGCTTCAACCGACGCTATCGCCTGACCAATCGCCGGTTGATCATCGAAAAGGGAATCGTCCCCGCGCCAGAGAGTTCGGTGTTGCTCGACGACTTCGACGCCATCGATATCGAGTTCTTGCCTGGGCAGGAATGGTTTCCCTGCGGCGAGATGATCTTTCGCAAGGGCAAGATCGAGACCTTTCGCCTGTCGGCCGTTCCTCGCCCCGAATCTTTCAGGCAGGTCTGCCTGAAGACCCAGCGGAGCTACACATCGGTCAAGAACGTGCTCGCGCACCAGGCTGCCTTGGCGGTATGA
- a CDS encoding DUF1080 domain-containing protein, with protein MRWYVLAWGLLALYATTALAATEGVTTSLFNGKDLSGWHVTRCEAGVENGSLVLQSGNGFVRTDHKYRDFTLELDWKARKAEMWDSGIYIRSELPGATGRAWPTKYQVNLAQGMEGNIKDLPDASSTGLVLAGQWNHFRLTVIGKTAALEINGKPAWKTDAVAVPDGYIGLQSEVPVGGQFEFRNIRITELGYHALLGETLRGTDGYGWEGATADAATCWKLADGVLECTGKAGPWLRSLREYGDFNLRLEYKLQAGGNSGVFIRVPHDGTHREQEPPDNDPSGVEVQLLDDADKRYADILPEQFAASIYKVAGAQQHVGHPAGQWNTMEIDCHDTTYRITHNGVVVVDVNAEKVPELAKRQLRGYLGLQDHREPVWFRNVRIKEDAGR; from the coding sequence ATGCGCTGGTATGTGTTGGCTTGGGGATTGCTCGCGCTTTATGCGACCACCGCGCTGGCAGCCACGGAAGGGGTGACGACGTCACTGTTCAATGGTAAGGATCTGTCGGGCTGGCACGTCACCCGTTGCGAGGCCGGTGTCGAAAATGGCTCGCTGGTCTTGCAGTCTGGCAACGGATTTGTTCGCACGGATCACAAATACCGTGACTTCACCTTGGAATTGGACTGGAAAGCCCGCAAGGCCGAGATGTGGGACTCGGGCATTTACATCCGTTCCGAGTTGCCCGGCGCCACAGGACGCGCCTGGCCGACCAAGTACCAGGTGAATCTAGCCCAGGGGATGGAAGGTAACATCAAGGATCTGCCGGACGCGTCGAGCACCGGCCTGGTCCTGGCGGGTCAGTGGAACCACTTTAGATTGACCGTGATTGGTAAAACGGCCGCGCTGGAAATCAATGGCAAGCCAGCCTGGAAAACTGATGCTGTCGCCGTGCCAGATGGTTACATTGGGCTGCAGTCCGAGGTGCCAGTCGGCGGGCAGTTCGAGTTCCGCAACATTCGCATCACCGAGCTTGGTTATCACGCGCTGCTCGGCGAAACCCTGCGCGGTACAGACGGCTATGGTTGGGAAGGCGCTACCGCCGATGCCGCCACGTGCTGGAAGCTGGCCGACGGTGTACTCGAATGCACAGGCAAGGCGGGGCCCTGGCTGCGCAGCCTGCGGGAGTACGGCGATTTCAACCTGCGACTCGAATACAAGCTACAAGCAGGCGGCAATTCGGGCGTGTTCATTCGCGTGCCGCACGATGGCACCCATCGAGAGCAGGAACCTCCTGACAATGATCCCAGCGGAGTCGAGGTGCAGCTACTCGACGACGCCGACAAACGATACGCCGACATCTTGCCCGAACAGTTCGCCGCCAGCATTTACAAGGTGGCCGGAGCCCAGCAGCACGTCGGTCACCCGGCGGGGCAATGGAACACTATGGAGATCGATTGCCACGACACGACGTATCGTATCACGCACAACGGGGTGGTGGTCGTGGATGTAAACGCTGAGAAAGTGCCTGAACTCGCCAAGCGTCAGCTGCGCGGCTATCTCGGTCTGCAAGACCATCGCGAGCCCGTATGGTTCCGCAACGTGCGAATCAAAGAGGATGCTGGACGATGA
- a CDS encoding DUF1080 domain-containing protein, with protein sequence MRTGRTLAFAFCLAVTSQALAADNELTPQEKAEGWQLLFNGHDTTGWKCNNNEAIATPIEDGALVPYKAGGYLIIYNRQFANFILECDVKMGDAQCNSGIFFRVGDPANPVYTGFEVQVFNGKGKGWHDFGAIYDLVAPTKNASKPNDWNHVKIKARGPFITVWVNDEEVSKINVDEWPEKGKRPDGSKHKFGAAIKDMPRSGYLGFQDHDHKCWYKNVKLLELKP encoded by the coding sequence ATGCGTACCGGAAGAACGCTCGCATTCGCCTTCTGTTTGGCCGTCACTTCGCAGGCGCTTGCCGCCGACAACGAGCTCACTCCGCAAGAAAAAGCGGAAGGCTGGCAATTGTTGTTCAACGGTCATGACACGACCGGTTGGAAGTGCAACAACAACGAGGCGATTGCCACGCCGATCGAAGATGGCGCGCTCGTGCCCTACAAGGCCGGCGGCTACTTGATCATTTACAACAGGCAGTTTGCCAACTTCATCCTCGAGTGCGACGTAAAGATGGGTGACGCACAATGTAACTCGGGGATTTTCTTCCGCGTCGGAGACCCGGCCAATCCGGTCTACACCGGCTTCGAAGTGCAGGTCTTCAATGGCAAGGGCAAAGGATGGCATGATTTCGGTGCGATCTACGATCTGGTTGCACCAACGAAAAACGCCAGCAAACCGAACGATTGGAATCACGTAAAGATCAAAGCCCGCGGCCCATTCATCACCGTCTGGGTCAATGATGAGGAAGTGTCAAAGATCAACGTCGACGAATGGCCCGAAAAAGGGAAACGGCCCGACGGCTCGAAACACAAATTCGGTGCCGCCATCAAAGACATGCCTCGTTCCGGCTATCTGGGTTTTCAGGATCACGACCACAAGTGCTGGTATAAGAATGTCAAGTTGCTGGAGCTGAAGCCGTAG